A single Anopheles funestus chromosome 2RL, idAnoFuneDA-416_04, whole genome shotgun sequence DNA region contains:
- the LOC125766599 gene encoding uncharacterized protein LOC125766599 — protein sequence MHSRDEMLSVLSDAGIAVPPSATVAQIRRLFAEIMGIDATPIPDEEPASEAPLTDAPTTCLSAILDASSATPVKRDAAILDASSATLAKRDAAILDASSATLAKRDVAILDASSVTPVKCGVAMLDATEAERVDIDSAAKERNPTNKCTQATYDDEIRRLQQQLELVDLRRKIQALEHQSEYAPPPIADLKLDKTIEPFTGDDDRCIIQWLDDLDYTFSLHRVKDADKFVHARRLLKGSAAIVAQSSRALTLEQLKEELISTLSVPPTVEAVLRQLRSRRLSPKETALRYVLDMQRIASRAPIPEPELINIILDGLDSPSLTAGMRFMANNVEDLKPMLKKFETIRSRRVPKPTTTSSSIPEKVPVSTNRGATQNIIRCYNCSEFGHLKSACSRPNRPPGACFTCFQMGHNYKNCPKKVANAAAHPDPIARIAGDDNETLALDELQEVVL from the exons ATGCACAGCCGTGATGAAATGTTGAGCGTTCTGTCGGACGCTGGGATTGCGGTTCCCCCTTCCGCTACCGTTGCCCAGATCCGGAGattgtttgctgaaattaTGGGAATTGACGCCACACCGATACCCGACGAGGAACCAGCTTCCGAAGCGCCTTTGACCGATGCTCCTACCACGTGCCtgtccgccattttggacgcttcgAGTGCTACACCCGTGAAACGCgatgccgccattttggacgcctcgAGTGCCACACTTGCGAAGCGCgatgccgccattttggacgcctcgAGTGCCACACTCGCGAAGCGTGAtgtcgccattttggacgcttcaAGTGTTACCCCCGTAAAGTGCGGTGTTGCCATGTTGGACGCTACCGAAGCGGAGCGTGTTGATATCGATAGTGCGGCCAAAGAACGTAACCCGACTAACAAATGCACCCAGGCTACTTACGATGACGAAATTCGCAGATTGCAGCAACAATTGGAGTTAGTGGATTTGCGCCGTAAGATTCAGGCTTTGGAACACCAGTCTGAATATGCTCCACCACCGATTGCTGACTTAAAACTcgataaaacaatcgaacccTTCACGGGAGACGACGACAGATGTATCATCCAATGGTTGGATGACCTCGATTATACTTTCTCCCTACATCGTGTGAAGGATGCTGATAAATTCGTTCATGCTCGTCGGTTGCTTAAAGGATCTGCGGCTATTGTTGCCCAGTCATCTCGTGCCCTTACGCTGGAACAGTTAAAGGAAGAACTCATCTCAACCTTGAGTGTGCCGCCCACGGTTGAAGCCGTTCTTCGACAATTACGATCCCGTCGTCTCTCCCCAAAGGAGACCGCCTTACGTTATGTGTTGGATATGCAACGTATTGCCAGCCGAGCCCCCATCCCGGAACCTGAATTGATCAACATTATCCTTGATGGTCTGGATAGCCCATCTCTTACTGCTGGGATGCGATTCATGGCAAACAACGTGGAAGATCTGAAGCCTATGCTTAAGAAATTCGAGACTATTCGGTCCAGAAGAGTCCCCAAGCCGACGACGACATCATCTTCAATTCCGGAGAAAGTTCCTGTTTCGACCAATCGAGGAGCAACGCAGAACATCATTCGATGTTACAACTGCTCGGAGTTTGGACATCTTAAGAGTGCCTGTTCTCGCCCCAACCGACCACCGGGGGCATGCTTCACGTGTTTCCAGATGGGGCATAACTACAAAAACTGCCCAAAGAAGGTCGCGAATGCTGCTGCTCATCCGGATCCAATTGCTCGTATTGCgggtgatgataatgaaactctggcattagatgaattacaagag GTAGTTCTGtaa